The following nucleotide sequence is from Coffea eugenioides isolate CCC68of chromosome 10, Ceug_1.0, whole genome shotgun sequence.
CATAAATCTAGTGTGGCTGACGTAGAGAGGACCCAAGTTCTCGATATTCGAAAAATGATTGCTGAAAACAAAGAACTGGCCAAACTTGTATCGTTTATTGTTTTTGATATTGAGACTACTGGGTTTAGCAGAACGGAGGACCGGATTATTGAGATAGCTCTCCAGGATCTTGCAGGAGGTAAAAACAGCACCTTCCAGACTCTAGTGAATCCCAAATGCTATGTTCCAAACTCGCATGTACATGGTATTTCAACCCATATGGTTAATAAACCTGATGTTCCAAGGTATTCCGTtctaaattattattcattttcttgtcatATTGCTTACATTCAGCTTATATTGTGCGTGGTCTAGCATTTATGTCCTGTCAATTGAACCTACTAATGATTTTTTGCCATTCATGTCAATCATAATTCTGAACATTATGGAAATTTGGTAATCTCCTGAAAATAGAGTTTATATTATCTGCTACTCAAGTTTTGATGTGATCATGAGAATCCAGTTAAAGAAGTTACTTTTACATGTAAGTCCTGTTTGAGAATTCTAGACAAGACTCCCATGAAAAATATCGGAATAGCCCCAATGCTGAGGTTTCCTGATGGAAGCTTcctttccccccccccccaaaaaaaaaatgagtaatgTTACTCTCACTATGTGCTCTTCACAAGCGTGGTAGTTGTCTTGGTGGATTCAATGCATGTTGCCTTGTTTCCAAAACAGCTTGCATTTTGACCGTGTATGGGGGCATGGCTTATTGCTAGAATAAGACTGGATCTCTTATGTTTCTCCAAAACCATGGCATACTCTTTTATTTCTGGAACAACCGTGAATGATTATCATCCAAGTCTTGTTAGCGAAATActgtttctttgtttatttttattttccaaaaaaaaaaatcaggagTGCGTCTGTGTGTGGTGGTCACCGGTACTGACAAAGAAAATGACTCTATTGAGCCAATAAGCATTGTAAGGAGGTTTACTAATCACCTTCCTGCAACTTTTGGCTTCAGAAGCACTTGTGccacaaattaaaaatttggtgctTTTGAGATAACTTTCAATGTGAAAAACATTAAACAAAGGTTTGCCTATGTATGGGTAGCTCAAAACTAAGATTAGGGTAGCAAAATGTTCGGAAATTTAAACCTCTTATGAACATCAAGAGTAGTTATAGTAGATATACTCTCAAAAATCATAATcaaacacttttcttttttgaaagcACTTCACAAGGATTTTGAAACAAATACTACTGATTGGATAGCTTTTGCATTGGAAGGTTTAAAATAGCATGAAAAATGTCAGTAGAAAGTCTatggatttttctttaattggaGATATTTTTCTTTGTCCTTATCTGGTTAACCTTTTGCAGGATGGAGGAGCTGATTCCCATTTTACTGCAGTACATTAAAAGCCGCCAGAAACCTGGTGGTTTTGTGGTTTTAATAGCTCATAATGCTCGTAATTTTGACGTTCCCTTCCTTGCTGGAGAGTTTAGTAGGTGCTCTTACAAGATTCCGCCAGATTGGCTCTTTGTTGACTCCCTTCCCCTAGCGAGGGAAGCTATGAAGTCCAAAGGTTTCACCCTCTTCCTCCTACCTTCCACTCATGCCCAGATTCTCGAGTAAAGTTTTCTGTTTGCATTGCATAATTGATGAGTTGACTTGGTTTTGATGTGGCCAAACAGGATTTAAAGGAGCTTTAAAGCTATCATTGCAAGCCCTTGGGGAGACTTTCAAAATCCCTTTAAAGGGCTCTGCTCATAGAGCTCTTGCAGATGTTCAAATGCTGTCCCTGATTTTCCAAAAGATCAcctttgaattgaaattgtcgGGTTCTAGCATTATTGAGAAATATTCCTTTAGTGACTTAGAATTGAGAAactcaaaaaagaagaaaagttctAGCTAGACTAATACAGTTCTTCTGCACCTGTAATTGTAATTGTTGTAACATTTCTTACACATTCtttattaatgaaaaattttagCCATTTTTATTACATTGCTCTgttaattcttcatatttttggtGTCAGTCTGTAATATTTACATTTTCAACTCGACCATTTCTGTGGAGTGGGGATGCCTGCTTGTTTGTCCTTGGACGCTTTTCATCTTGGCAGATTCAGTGCTCTTGCAACCTTGGTGCAGTTTCATATCACCACCACTGTTTGGGGAAAAAATCCTTTGTCAGTGGATGGCAAACTAGTTTACTTAGTAGAGAAACGTTCGGG
It contains:
- the LOC113749629 gene encoding exonuclease DPD1, chloroplastic/mitochondrial-like, whose translation is MRKVAMCFSLLQFPRYRIHALANSWWETFPILNRRAGITSSFKVLGSGNYGPQGRQYRRYSRQIITMKTEGRKKDSLSSKGNIKDEILEEALSTNLNTHKSSVADVERTQVLDIRKMIAENKELAKLVSFIVFDIETTGFSRTEDRIIEIALQDLAGGKNSTFQTLVNPKCYVPNSHVHGISTHMVNKPDVPRMEELIPILLQYIKSRQKPGGFVVLIAHNARNFDVPFLAGEFSRCSYKIPPDWLFVDSLPLAREAMKSKGFKGALKLSLQALGETFKIPLKGSAHRALADVQMLSLIFQKITFELKLSGSSIIEKYSFSDLELRNSKKKKSSS